From Aptenodytes patagonicus chromosome 1, bAptPat1.pri.cur, whole genome shotgun sequence, one genomic window encodes:
- the NYX gene encoding nyctalopin: MFAIILNVILWVPNVHAVWACARSCPANCVCTQERSCSILCDRAGLGQIPSEFPCEASSINLDKNSIKFLSERAFGTLPSLKSLSLNHNNISFITPGAFKGLPSLTELKMAHNEYIRYLHTRTFSALRRLVKLDLADCNLFNIPDRIFIELPALQELFCFQNNFRRIPGAIRGMENLTHVYLERNRIEAVAYNSLQGLTKLKYLNLQDNRINVIHERAFQGCQKMEYLYLNDNLISELPENSFDGLRCLKMLNLGGNFLRNVSNTWFRDLGELEVLYLDRNRINYIEEGAFENLTSLVALHLNSNNLTTLPFSVFQPVYFLGRLYLFRNPWDCDCRIEWLKEWMENYKLVRDIPCASPSSVAGIDLMDVLYERSPEGYCLDPVELNVTSEGPTPSEEPWSTTESKFNSLISKLLLQMGLPEEVANTTEVFGNTTQLDGLTDGVSSGVGEDSIETASSFYLPALFTVVVLQIK; the protein is encoded by the coding sequence TGATCCTTTGGGTCCCGAACGTCCACGCAGTGTGGGCCTGCGCGCGGTCCTGCCCTGCCAACTGCGTGTGCACCCAGGAGCGGAGCTGCTCCATCCTCTGTGATCGTGCCGGTCTGGGGCAGATCCCTAGTGAGTTCCCTTGCGAAGCCTCCTCGATCAACCTGGACAAAAACAGCATCAAGTTCCTCTCCGAGAGGGCCTTCGGGACCTTGCCTTCCCTCAAATCCCTGTCGCTTAACCACAACAATATCTCCTTCATCACCCCGGGGGCTTTCAAGGGGCTGCCCAGCTTGACCGAGTTGAAGATGGCTCACAACGAGTACATTCGCTATCTCCACACGCGGACTTTCAGTGCCCTCAGACGGCTGGTCAAGCTGGACCTGGCGGACTGCAACCTTTTCAACATCCCGGACAGGATCTTCATcgagctgcctgctctgcaggagctCTTCTGCTTCCAGAACAACTTCCGGAGGATCCCAGGTGCCATCAGGGGCATGGAGAACCTGACCCACGTTTACCTGGAGAGAAACAGGATTGAAGCAGTAGCCTATAACTCCCTGCAGGGCCTGACCAAGCTGAAATACCTGAATCTGCAGGACAACAGGATAAATGTCATTCATGAGCGAGCTTTTCAGGGCTGCCAGAAGATGGAATACCTGTACCTGAACGACAATTTGATCAGCGAGCTTCCAGAAAACTCCTTCGATGGTCTGAGGTGCCTGAAAATGCTCAACCTGGGGGGGAATTTCCTCAGGAATGTTTCCAACACCTGGTTCAGGGACCTGGGGGAGCTGGAGGTCCTCTACCTGGACCGCAACAGGATCAACTACATTGAAGAAGGGGCTTTTGAAAACCTCACCAGCCTGGTTGCGTTGCACCTGAACAGCAACAACCTGACGACTCTGCCCTTTTCTGTCTTCCAGCCGGTGTACTTCCTGGGGCGGCTGTACCTCTTCCGCAACCCCTGGGACTGCGACTGCCGCATCGAGTGGCTGAAGGAGTGGATGGAGAATTACAAGCTCGTCAGGGATATTCCCTgtgcctccccctcctcagtAGCCGGGATTGACCTGATGGACGTGCTCTATGAGAGATCACCGGAAGGTTACTGTCTTGACCCAGTGGAGCTAAATGTCACGTCCGAAGGCCCGACCCCAAGTGAAGAGCCTTGGTCTACCACGGAGAGCAAGTTCAACAGCCTTATCTCTAAACTCTTGCTCCAGATGGGCCTTCCTGAAGAAGTGGCAAACACCACTGAAGTCTTTGGTAACACCACACAGCTGGATGGACTGACTGATGGGGTTTcttctggggtgggggaagacaGTATTGAAACTGCCTCCTCTTTTTACCTCCCAGCTCTTTTTACAGTGGTTGTTTTGCAGATCAAGTAG